CTACTACACAGAGGACTTTATCGAAATAGTAGTCAGCAGGTCAAACTGGCGAACAATAACTCGGTCTGACGCAGCTGACGGAGAGGTCAGTACTACGGGTGGTGGTAGTTCTACGGGGGCAAGCACTGGAAAAAGTGGTCAAACCACGAGTAGCTCAGGTACGTCTGAGACTGGAACAGGTCGAGATCCGGAATTCGAGGATATAACCGTCGAACAAGACTTGGTTCGAATCTACGGAGCTGGCAGTCAGGCTGAGGGTGACCGGAATGTCATCATTGGGATGGACACTGGAACCCTCTCAGCGACGATTGAGTATGACATCGATATCTCAGGAGAGCCAGTGAAGCTGACTGATGGAGCCGGCAATGAGCGCGATGATTGGGAGCAACAAAACAATGAGCTAAAAGTCTCATTGTCGGGACTCGATACGGATGCGCCACAGTTCTACCGCCTGGAAGTATATATCGGACACAAGACGAAGGGCGGAACACCGCAGAATCAATTCAATTTTGCACTCATCCCTGAGTCGCTGTTCCACACGCTGCCGACTGGTGACAAGACGTTCGGTGTTGATGTTGATGAGGAGTCTCTGACAGCATTTGACGAGGAATTGATCGAGCTTACGCCGCCGGAAGCGGATGAGAGTGACAACCCAGAAACGGTTGAAATTACTGAAGAAACTCATCATAAGGCGGATCTGCATGCTTTGCTCCGGCCCAAACCACTACCAGGCGGCAGACGGGTTCGGTGTAAGCTTACACTTCCATCGGGCACACCTGTACCGCTCAATATTGACTTCATTTCTGAGGTAGATGAGCCAACACAGGAAGAAGTCCAGTTCCCACTGTCCTTCGCCGCACTGATGTCACCGACAGACTGGGCTGGGGATGATTCCCTAGAAATCGATTCTGCTGTCGTCACCAATATTGACACAGGCGAATTCCACTCGCCGACCCGCGGCCGGATTGAAATCCCTGACCCTGATCGGAAACTTCTCGCTTTAGAACAAGGAATTGTGCAGAAGGGGACGATCGCCCCTCGTGAGACAGCGCAAGTCGATGTCGGGCTCGGAGTCGTTCCTGATGATGTCGAACTCGAGAATATCGCTCCAGATCTCATCAGTGCATATACGGCATTGCTCGAGCACTTCGATCAACGTGATACAATACCATCGACAGACATCTGGGATCAGGAAACGCAGGACCATGTTGCAGATGTCTTGGAGAACTATTCGAAGGCGATCCAGGCGATAGAGGCAGGAAGGACAACCCCACAATTCAATCCATATCGTCGGCTCGGCACGATTCAGTCGACGTCCGCGAATGTCGTCTGGTTGACCCCTTTTCATCCCCTGATGTTGGCATATGGGCTGCGGGTAGCAGGATGGCGCGATGAACTGTTGGAGGCTGGAATGACTGATGGATTTAGATTTAGCCGGTTCCGGTCGCTGTTCAACCCTGTTGGATTCTCACCGTTCAGGTGGAGCCAAAGCGACGGTGGGAATATCCTTTCGGGGCACACGATGGAAAACAACCACCTCTGGGCTTCTTATGCCCCAATCGCGGGTCCGGGTTCGGACACTCCGAACTATATTGCTGACGTAATCTCCGATAAATTGGAAGCATTCGCCAGAGCGTTCCCGCTCCTATTCAAACTGCATGAGGACCGAACGCTCAACATTAATCTGGTGAATATGGGGGACCTTGGGCCGGTAATTGAGGGCCTATATGACTTCTTCAAATACGTCAATGAACACCCAGAGCTGAATCTCCCGCAAGTCAATCTACAGATCTACGGCGGTCCAAATGAGGGCCGGACGCTCGAGCGGTTCTTTGCAACTGATAGTGGGGACTCGCCACTTCGAGAGCAGTTGGGCGGCTCCTCAGACACAGATGAGATCCTGGAAAAGCTAGACCGGCGTGTGAGCTATGTTCGAGCTGATTCTAAATTCAACGAAGACACACAGCGATCCGCGCATCTCACCCTTTTCCGCGGCATTCTGGAAGAACAGCCGGGCGCCGTTGAAACTGCGAGCTTCCCTAGAGCAACACGGCTGAATGGACTTCTACCCCGAGACCAAATCCAAGTTGAGTCTGCAGGGAGTGAAATAGTCTCTCGCTCAGGGGCTGCGTTCGATCCTAAAGAGGGCGGTATTCTTGGTGAGATCGGTGCCGCTATCAATACATTAGAAGCGAGCATGCGTGACAGTGAGTTCAACTACGGTCGGACACTCAGCAAAGTGGTTACAACTGGTGGGCGATCAAATCTGCCGAACATTTGGAACCAATCCCTTTGGGTCCTTCACGTCGAGCCGAAAGTGGATCTCAGCTTCTACATCAATTCTACTTCCCAGTCGTCGGACATTTCGGATGAGGCCTTGATGATCCACTACAGTGATCAATATGACGCTGCCTCCCCCGGATTCGATATCATCACGACAACGGACAAGCGTGATCCATATATTAAGACTCTTGAACGAGAGTTAGAGGCAACTCCGGGTCTGGATGAACTCGACCCGGAATCCGTGCTTACGCGTTTGGTTGCTATCGACGGGGAGCTAGCCTTAGATCTCCAAAGCGCAGAAAACAACACCGTCATGGAACTACTCGGTTTGGTTGGGGGACTGGCAGTCAGCGGAGAGTTGCTTGCTCGGGAGTTGCCAGAGTACGAGTGGATCCCAATCAGTTTAGACGAATTTGCTCGCCACGATCGCAAATATCGTGGTGGAAACGAGGGCCTGCTCCAGTACTTCGGTGAGGGAGCAGCATCGGATGACCTGTGCTTCGTGGGTGTCCCGAAAGACGCTGAGTCCGGAGATCTCAATCTCTATCTGTGGATTGTCGAGACAAAAGGCGGAACATCGGGTATCTCGAAAGGAGTCGAGCAGGTCAAAGGAGCAAAAGAGAACCTCAAAGAGCTGTTTGACCCGGACAAGGACTATGCTGACACCGAGGTTCTCCGGAGTGAATTTGGCGATATCATCCTGCAGATCGCGCGTAGACTGTATCATTACGGGGTAATCTCCGAGACGCGGCTACAGACAATCGAACAGCATACAGACCCTCTAGTTGACGGTGAATACTCTATCAACCTGTTAGAGGACAGCCAACGGAGAATTGGAGAAGTTATTCGAATTCAACGAGACATTGCGCTGCCCGCTCTTGAGACTCAGGATGGTGTTCGTGTTCTCAAACTACCGGCGGATGTGTTATCACTTATTAATAGCGAAAATCTTAGTGAGAATTCGATCCACCCGGATCTGAAAGCTGAGAAAGTCTCATTCGAGACGCCGGCAAGTGCACAAGAGACAGAGACAACTGAGGCCGAGACAGCGGCTGTGGAAGAGGCAGAGACAAGTGTGGCCGAGGCTGAGAATTCTGAACAGGCAGAAACTGCTGAGCCTTCGTCAACGATCGCTGAGGGTGCAGAACCGACTCAAAATACCTCTTCAGGCTCGGAAGAGACAGAGGAAGCAACGACTGAGTCAGCAAGCTCAACTGGCTCAGACGCCCAAACTGAGCAATCCGAAAAACAACCGGAGCGAGTAGAGGATTCCGGGACAACAAGCGGACAGGAGTCTGAGACTGACACTGCTGCAGCTGAGAAACAGAGCGAACAGCAAGAGGAAAAAGAGTCGACTGACAGCAGCGACACTGAAGAAGCATCAGCATCTATTCAGAGTCAGAACTCCGAAGATGATGAGGGAGACTCTGACAGTAAAGTAGATGATGATACGTCAGAAGCTTCGGACACACATGCGGCAGACGCACGTGGCACAAGAGCCTACTCGTGGACATCGAGTGACAGACAGCAATTGATCGAAACCTTGGACCCGAGCCCTGAACAAGAGCTATCCATAGACGTAACACGGCTCACGACCGATCTAAAGGAGCAATTCGAATCGTTAGGGGTCGATATCTACGAACCGAACCCTGCCGATGTGTCAGTCGGTCCGCGAAAAATCGGCGTGAATATTCGACCGAAGTCGGGACAGAAAGTCGACAGTATAATCAATGTTCTGAACTCGGTGAGTGTGCATATCCAAGCATCTGGTTCTGTCACTGGTGTTGCTAATCCCGCGGAAGGAGCAATCCGCTTGGAAATCCCACATGGGGAACCGCGAGATATCCACCTTCGTGAGGGACTGGAGGCATCGGCTGAGTCGTTCAATGAACCACTTCATATTCCACTTGGAGTGACCACAGAGAACGAACACAAGACGATCGACCTACTTGAGGAACATCATGCACTGGTTGGTGGTGCTACAGGCTCTGGTAAGTCGAATTTCCTCGCATCTGTGATTTGCAGTCTCGCCGTCAACTACTCTCCAGACCTAGTCAAAATGAGTCTACTCGATCCCAAAGGGATTGACTTTGGTCGATTTGAGCCCCTACCGCAGGTAGATACCTATCTAGACACAGGCGAACAGTGTGTTGAGTACCTGGAAGGACTACTTGAATCTGAGCTGGAGGATCGACGTGACTTGCTACAGGAAATGGGCGCTTCATCGGTGCAAGAATATAACCAACTTGCAGAATCCCGAGACATCGATCGGATACCATATCGTGTTATCATTATTGACGAATACGCTGATCTGATTATGGCCCTGTCGGATACTCAGCAGGAGTTCGAGGATGCAGTCGGGCGACTTGCACAGATCGGACGGGCACTGGGGTACTCTATTTTGCTCGCGACCCAACGGCCGGATGCAAATATTGTGTCCGGCAATATCAAGACGAATTTCAACTGTCGAATTAGCTTTGAATTGCCTTCCAACACCGACTCTCGAGTGATCCTTGATCAACCGGGCGCAGAAGATCTGGAGGGGGCAGGAGACATGATTGCTTTGACATCAGCTGGTGATGAACACCATCTACAGTCATATTTACTTCGTCCCGAGGATGCTCTTACTATCAGGGCACACATCACCAGTGACGACTAGTCATCTGGATTAAGTTTCAGTATAAACTTACACAAAGGAAGGTGTGGTTCACGGATGGATACGAATTAACTCACTGGGAGCCGAAAGTCAGCTCTGTGGATCTTCTGGTTACTTGCGGCCTCCCAATCTCCACCACCCCGAAGCCGATCCAATGGGACGATCACCTACGATGAGTTGATCGGTCTGCGCCAGCACGAAATCTACGCCGAGGATCACGGTCATTCCCAAGTCTATGACAACTGGCGGCTGGAGATCCTGCGGCGGTGTCTACCTGATAGCTACGACGAGGAACGCCGTCTTCTGTACATGGCGACGATTCGAGCGAAAAATCACGTCGTCTACGCCGGCCGGGACTCCCCCAACACGTTCCTCGAAGAACTCGACGTCACAATAGAGAGTACGAACCAGCATTATCAGAGACGTCTCGGCCTGCACATGAACAGACAACCCTCGGTGCCACTATTCCTACACCAGATGGTCCAGTCGGTGAGACTCCCCACACGCTGATGCAAGGCGATGTCTTCGAGGATGTCACTGAGGGCCGAGGGACGGACTTCGGGACACAGATCCATGATTTCGCTGAAGCGTACGCACTGGGCGACTCGGCCGACGCTGGCAGGGAAGCTGACTATACGCACGTCCGGAATCTGATCGACTCGCTCGATGGCGAGCTACTGGTTGAGGAGGTGGCGTTTCTCCCGCTTACCGTCGATGACGAGCGCGTGACGATCTCCGGCGTCGTTGACCTCATCCACGTGCTGCCGGGGCGTATCGAGATCATCGATTACAAGACCGATCGTGGCCGTCACGCCCAGGCGGAGTACGGGAAGCAACTAAGTGTCTACTATCACGTGGCGTCTGCCTGGTATCCGGACCGAACCGTCACGACCAGTATCTTCTACACTGCTGAGGGCGAGCGCGTCGATATCGAGCCGGTTACGCATGAGGATCTAATGGACCTGGTCCGACCAGTAATAGAGGAATAAACCCCGTACATCAGTGAATTATTTTAGATTCAGGGGGCTCGGTTCTATGCGCTTCAATATAGTTAACTCTCCGATACATTAATGAATTCACCAGTACCCAATTTTTCTATGTCAGAAGGTCAGGGAGAAGACCAGAGACTTGGAGGAGATGTATCAGATGATGAGCTAGATATAGACCTTGCAGCTCAAGAAAATGGGGACGTAGAAGATCAGATTGCTAGCGCATTCATATTCAAGGTAATGCAATCTGATGTTGATGTGGACATGGCCGATGTCATGAATGGGCTTCTCCATAAGGATGATTTCGGTGGAGAAGATCTCATTGTTGAATGCATTGAGGAGGAAATGTTGGACGATGAAGATTAATAGCCTCACTATATCAAACTTCCGAGGTATCAATGGTGAGTTCGAACTAGAACCTAAAACAGAGAACGTTGTAATCGTTGGTCCGAACGGATCCGGAAAGAGCTCGGTGATCGCCGCGATTGATTTTCTTCTTACTGGTTCTATTAGGGAGTTATCGGGTGAAGGGTCTCAATCGTTGACTGAAACCCGTCACGGGCCCCACATCGATTCGGATCCAACCGATGCCTGGGTTGAAGGCGAGTTTATGTTAAATGGAGACAGTCTAACTGTTCGCCGAAGTGTTTCAGATCGAACTAATCCATCCATCGGCAGGGATGATGACGATGAGGAAGAATTTGGTGAGGATTTTGAATCAGTGACGCGTGCGGCGGAAAGAGGGCTACATTTGTTATCCCGGGATGAAATTCTCGATTTTATTACCGCTCAGGCTGGAAGTCGATCCGAAAGCATTCGATCCCTTCTCGACCTTCAAAATGTTCAATCTAGAAGGCTTGCCTTAGATAATGCAGCTGGCTATTTTGAGAATGAAGCTAACAGATTAGAACGTGAGGCAGATCGTCTCCGTGAGGACCTTTATACTGCTCTTGAATCAGAATCAGATAGTGATGATTCTGTTCTTCAACTTGTTAACGATCTCCGTGAGGACCTCGGTGGCAATGAACTCACAAATTTAGATGAGCAATTTGATTCGGATATCGATTCGCCCTCACGACGCGTCATTGCTTCCCCGCTTTTGCGATCAGATGGCCGACAGCGAATCGAGGAACTCCAAGAATGGTTCGATACCGATGTGGAGGATTTTCTCGAAGCAGACGAAGCTTATCGTGAACAGTGGAATGAGATCGATATAGAGGGTGAGGCCCGCCGTGATCTGAAACGACAACGTCTCGTGGAACTAGGAAAGGAGGCCATCGATGACGACGCCGAACGTTGTCCTCTATGTCTTAATGAGTGGGACCCGGAAGAGCTCCGTGAAAATCTTTCTGAACGTCTTGAGGAGGCAGAAGAACTACAAAAGAAACTTGATGAGTTAGAAGAACGTCGCGATGCGGCTCAACAATCATTGACTGATGTACGTGTTGTTGCCGAATCTCTACATGAGACCTTAACTGGAGTGGACGAATTCGATGGGGAACCACTGGAGGAATTCGTCGAATTGGTTCAGGATTGGGAAGATGCCTATAATCAAGACCTCCTTTCTAAGCCCCCTAAAGACGAAATGACGAAGGACGATCGTGACGCATTGCTACGACCCGATGATCTTCAGTCGATGCTTGAAGAGTTAGACCAACATATTTCATCGGGACCTGAGTTAGATGAGCTGGAGTCAGCGTGGTCAAACCTTCAGGCGGCAAATCAGCGATATGACGAGATGCATTCTAACAGTCGAAACGCCGCTGAGTATCGACGAGTCGCTCAAGATGTCAGGACTACACACCAGAAATTCGTCGAGGCCCGTGATTCCGTTCTAAACCGAATCTACGACGAAATCGAAGATAAGTTTGAGAGATACTATACGACTATTCATACCGATGAGACAGACTTTGGCGCTGGATTAGATCCTACTGAGACTGGACTTGAAATGGAGGTTGAATTCTACGATCGTGGCCAACATCCGCCCCATGCCCTACATAGCGAGGGTCATCAAGATAGTATGGGGATCTGCCTTTACTTCGCTCTCTATGATTGGCTTCAAGAGCAGGAAGAAATATCGATCATGATGCTTGACGACGTCGTCATGTCAATAGACTCTGAGCATCGGCGGCCTCTAGCCAGGCTAATGGCCTCAGAGATTGCAGAGGATCACCAACTGTTCATCACAACTCATGATGATCTCTGGCACCGCCACCTTCGTTCTTCTGGTGTAGTCAACTCCAATGGGGTAGTTCAATTCTCAGATTGGAACATCGAGGATGGGCCGAAAATAATTGATCGGCCAGAAATGGAGTGGGAGACGATTGAGGAAGAGCTCAATGATGGGAACGTTTCAATTGCGGCCCATCAGACACGACGCATGGCTGAGTGGTTCCTGCGTGAAGCATGCGATCGTTTGGATGGAAAAGTACCATTCAAAGCAAATAGTCAGTGGAATTTAGGTGACTTCCAGCAGGGTGTTATATCAAGATACAAGTCCTTGGTGAAGAGCGCGAAGGCTTCGGCGGATTCATGGAATCGGGATATGAGGGTAAGCCACTTTGAGGAGCTTGACAATAAGATGACTGAAATCAGTGAGCGTATTTCACATGATGGTGCTGCTCTTAACCCGAATGTCCACTGGAATGAAACGGAGTCTGAATTCGCTAATTGTACGCCAGGAGAATTGAGGCCCGCAATCAATGTCTATAGGGAACTATATGAGATGTTATGGTGCAATGAGTGTGATTCCTGTCTTCGTGTGGTCAAAGACGGACATACAGATGATAGTGTTAAATGTAATTGCTCCTCAGTCAATTGGAATCTACGAATGAACGATTAATCGAACATCAGCCACGTCCAATATTCACCCAAACATGTATATGAACTAAAATGATATCTCCTCTTAATGCGGCTGTCCTCTGCGGGAGATTTGTCGAAATATTATTTACTCAATACCACTGATATTCGTCTCTCACAAGAATGGCGAGTAAACGACGTGGGATACTGTACCTGATTACTGGACTCGTCGCTGCAGGGGCTAGGTTCGGAGATGAGGCGGCCACAATGCTCGCCCGCGGTAGTGACGAAATCATTGAGGCTGGTTCTAGGAGCGGTGATGATGTGGCCCGAGGTGGCGATGAGAGTGGGTCCGTCATTGATGACGCCGCCAACAAGGGGAAGAGAGTAGTCCGGCAACACCGGATTGAGACAGCCCTTGAGAACCAGACAGTATCAGAGACGTTCGAGATACCGTCTGGCTATTATGCTGGCTTTTCGGCCCGGGCCAATCAGCGAGCAGAACTATCCTATGAATTCGAGACAGTGGCCAATGAGACTATAGATGTCTTGCTTCTTGGTCCTAGTGAGTTTAAGAGGTATGACGATGGTGGCGACATTGAATCCAGTCCACTTACCGATGTTCTGCTTGACCAAACTGGGTCTCGGACCACTGAATTAGAGCCATACTCCCAACGTTATTTGATATTCGACAATACGGCAGCCTCTCTTGCAGACGCTGATGAGCAGGTCACGGTTACAGCAACTGTCACGTTTTCGCTCGTGTGAGTGGAGGGTTATACAGATCAGTCCCAGATGTAGCCTCAAGAACCACCTATCTCCTACCTTTCATCCAGTTGTTGGAACAGTGCTGATGTGAAAATCTGGACACAGTCAAACTTACTCACCTAACTCCCGAAGCAATTCTTCGGCCACGGATGTCGTCACGTAGTAGGTGTGCTTGCGGTGGGTCTCGTCTTTGGGCTTCAGCTTACGCTCGCTGCCTTTGATCGTACTTCCCTCGTAGGTAGTCACCAGTCCCACACGCCGAAGCGCACGGTAGAGATGGCGGACGTACTCGAAGTCCATAGCCAGTTCCTCAGCGGTCATCCGCGGGTAGTCGGGACCACCACGAGCCAACCGCTTCGCGATAGTCTGTCCATCCGGCAGGTGCCGGAGGATGTTCTTCTTCCCCTCTCGTTCTGCCAGAAACCGCAAGAGATGATCGCCCTCCCGCGAGAGCCGGTAGTAGGTGTGGTGCTGGCGGACCTCGTCGGCTTGCTTGGCCTTCACGCGGCGTTGCTTGACGGTCCCCGACTCGACGCGCTCCAGAAGGCCGGCCGTCTCCATTTTCTCACACAGCGCTTCGACCTGTTTCCGTTCGGCATCGAGGTGACCGGCCATCGACCGCGGATAGTTCCCCTCGACCGTGTCGAGGTGATATAGTATCCGATAGGCCACCGGATCGGCCGGCAGTGGTGCGAGCTGGCCGACGACGGCCTGTTGCTGTTCGAGTTCGGCTTCCAACTCTTTCACCTGCTCGTAGCGCTGCTGGGCGTTGGCCGCTGGGTCCTGGTCGAGATCCAGCACCACTTCGATGGCCTCACCCTGTGGGGTCTCCAGTGTGACCGTGAGTTCGCCTTCCTCCCAGTGGTCGCCGGATTCGTTGCGCGCCTGCTGGAGTACCTCCTCGACCGTTTGATAGCGAGTCATGATCGTGTCGGCTTCCAGCCGGAGGCGCTCGATCTCGGCCTCGGAGACCATCCTGGCTCTCAGTACACCCCTCGCCCGCTTGAACCCACCGCGTCGGTCTGTTTATCGCCCCCGAAGGGGTGCGGGGCGATCACCCGTCCCGCGTGATTCGAAATGGGACACAGAGCACTCGTCGCATACGAACGACCGGATAGCCTGTACAACCTGCATTACTCCCACTGGGGTGCAAGCGACCTCAGACTGAAACACGCCATCACACCCGAGACACCGTTCGGGGAGGCGTCATCCACGGACGGGACGGTGGCACTGTTCGAGGCACTCACCGAGGCCTACGACGAGGAGGGCGCAAGCCACCACGTCGGTGAGGGCTCACTGGGGACGGCACAGGTCGACCGCGACCCGCTGGCAGTCGCGGTCACGCGCGAGGAAATCTGCAATCACTATCTGGACTATCTCCACCACGAAGCGTTCTACGAGGTTCCCACTGACTTCGACGTGGCCGCGTACCGCACGTTCTGGTTCGGCCTGGAGTACGACTGCGAGACCATCGACCAGAGTTCGACGGTCGGCAACGGAGCGCTGGCGACGGTTCGCTGGTTCGACGGCCACCCTGTCGGTGATGGGTTCATCCGCGGGGAGTTCCGGGCGCTGAAAGACGTTGTCGGCGACATGATCGACCGTGGTGTGTTCACACCCGCGATCGCCACCGAGTACATGCAGGCGAAACTGGCCGACTGGCTCACCGAGGAACAGGATCTCCTTGTCTACACACCGGGGGCATCCGAAACGGTCCCCGAAACCGACCACTACCTGTAGCCGTAGTCACGATCCAAGCGTGCCGGCTGGCCTGTCGGAAGTGGCGATGTCGTCGGGGTCGATATCCACGGCTGTCTCCCGAAGCAGGTAACTGAACGCCCGCGCGGTCCGGCGGCCGATCTCGGTGGGGACGACACGCTTCGTGCGGCCGACTGACTCGATCTCGATATACTCATGCTCCACAAGCGGATCGAGGATGTGACTGTCCAGCCGCCGGTAGTACCCTTTCTCTGTCTCGCCAGTGTACGCCGCGGCGAATGGCAAGTCGTTTGCTTTGCCGAACGCGATGAGATCGTCTTTCCGGACGTTGTAGGTGTACGGGCCGTCTTCGCACCGCCGGTATTCACGAGTCAGGTACGCCAGCACGGCGACCTGCTGGGGGTCCGGGCCCTCCATAGGATACCGGGGTAACTCAGCGGCGAACTCCATGCCGTGGCCGACCGGCTCTGTACCGGAGGCGTACTCCTCGGCGCGGACGTAATATGGTACGGCAGTACCCGTCACCATGCAGGCGATCATCCCGGCGATACCCGTGATCGTCGACCCGCTGGCGAGGTTTACGTACACCTGGTTGTCCTGGTCAGCATACTGGACGATCTGGTCGGCGATGACTGCCATACTCTCATAGAGGTCGAATAGATCACAGTCGACCACCTCGACGGCGATCCCTGCAGCCTCGAGATCGGCCAGCACGTCCTCGTGGTATGCTGGCCGAGTGATGTCCTCGGCGATAAAATCAAGCAGCACGACGCGGTCGGCCCGGTACTCGACCGCTGGCTCGACGATGCGGTCGTACTCGAACCCGAGCGGTGCGATGTGGACCCGCTCGCTAACGTCCATGCCGACACTGTCGGCCCCAGAGTAGCTTGATAGTAACGATAGTAACGTACTAACATTCTCCTCTCCACTCTCCCGGGTTGTCCCTGTGGTTCGCGCAGACTACCCAGCGGCCCCAGTTCACGGCCTGAGGCAGTCAGTGCGTCGACGGTCGGCGCTGCTCACACGCGAACCATCGCCACCATCACGTACTCACAACACATGACAGTCCCGTACACTAACTTGAACGAGACACGTATCTACTCGGTCGCCGAGGCCATCGTTGCCCTTGGCTACGATGGCATTGCCGCGTTCGATCGTGCCGAACCGGAGTACGAGACGCTCCAGACGCTGTACGACCGCTTCGATTCGGCGGAGCACGTGAAGCTACTGGCCCTCTGTGCGGCAACCCAGGACTATCAGCTCAACGGTGACGCCCAGGCGTTCTGGCGGGCGCTCGACCGGACGGTCCGGGAGTACGAGACGCTCGACTCCGCACAGACTGTCCGGGACGTTCTCGGCGACTTCATGGCCGCCGACGTGAACGCGCGGTTGAACGACCAGAAGCGCGACCGGCTGATTCGCCTGTTCGAGAACGGGTTCGACGAGTGGTTCCTCGATACGCACGAGTCGGCCGCTCCCATCGAGGTCTGGGAGCGTCTCGCTGCCGACATGGAGACGCGCAAGCGGGCCAAGACCGTCGTGTTCGCGATGAAGGTCTACGACATTGCTCACCTCGTTCGCCACGGTGAGTATCTGGAGTTCCCCTCGGACATCCCGATTCCCTGTGACTTGCAGGTCGAACGCGTCGCACAGACGGCCGGTCTCACGGAGCGCGACGACGCCGAGACCGTAATGGGTGGGTGGGCCCACGTCATGGAGACGATCAGTGCCCGCCTCGGCCGGCACGTCTCCTTGCTCCGAATCGATTCGATCGTCTGGCAGGCCGGCCAGATCATCGGCAATCACGAACCCAATCGGACGTCCGCTCGCGAGGCACTTGTTGACCACTTCGAACACGTCGGCATCCCGGCCGACGATGCAGACTACCTGGCTCGTGAACTGACCGCCGAGATGTAAGGCCAGGTCGATTCGAGACTTTTGGGATCTGCAACGATGGGGGCGTCATACCCTAAACCGCACATGTCTTGGATAGGGATTTGCGGCCGCGAACAACACTGATAGAACGTCGGTTCACTCCTCAGTGAGACACCTGCGAAGGCTGCCAACTGATCGAAGCGTGACTCCTGTCGTGCGTTCGTGGTAGTATTGTTTGTGGCCCCGGGAAGGGTGCGGGGCCACACGGAGTGGTCGCGCTGATTCGAGATGGCGACTAGTGACAACACGACATTCGACGACCGCGAGACGCGTGACGAGCAGATGCGAGCGACCATCGACGAGTGGGTCGAAGACCTCACCGA
This Halorientalis sp. IM1011 DNA region includes the following protein-coding sequences:
- a CDS encoding FtsK/SpoIIIE domain-containing protein — encoded protein: MSRPFEQNVARWFYEQMPELDPQSGDRYAGKLPDPKTAEKITESILENSEGMVRFQTVEYEGEQQDVPVIDVDGTSVIVVSVRREGDAVSREFEVSRSYATTLRNIIAEGEDDLADNALVMIYESGVAIETLETTHLLFAHNEQLPLTDFQERILGSKEKLSDPGQALIEIVESRLELPDDPLDNLDPLRTYCGIYDACMRSDGDAMPSLIPKIGTYLTETAFDEEWFDKTNSKSELKSQAEQILDRNQEHAERIADAKSVTKDEETELKAYYTEDFIEIVVSRSNWRTITRSDAADGEVSTTGGGSSTGASTGKSGQTTSSSGTSETGTGRDPEFEDITVEQDLVRIYGAGSQAEGDRNVIIGMDTGTLSATIEYDIDISGEPVKLTDGAGNERDDWEQQNNELKVSLSGLDTDAPQFYRLEVYIGHKTKGGTPQNQFNFALIPESLFHTLPTGDKTFGVDVDEESLTAFDEELIELTPPEADESDNPETVEITEETHHKADLHALLRPKPLPGGRRVRCKLTLPSGTPVPLNIDFISEVDEPTQEEVQFPLSFAALMSPTDWAGDDSLEIDSAVVTNIDTGEFHSPTRGRIEIPDPDRKLLALEQGIVQKGTIAPRETAQVDVGLGVVPDDVELENIAPDLISAYTALLEHFDQRDTIPSTDIWDQETQDHVADVLENYSKAIQAIEAGRTTPQFNPYRRLGTIQSTSANVVWLTPFHPLMLAYGLRVAGWRDELLEAGMTDGFRFSRFRSLFNPVGFSPFRWSQSDGGNILSGHTMENNHLWASYAPIAGPGSDTPNYIADVISDKLEAFARAFPLLFKLHEDRTLNINLVNMGDLGPVIEGLYDFFKYVNEHPELNLPQVNLQIYGGPNEGRTLERFFATDSGDSPLREQLGGSSDTDEILEKLDRRVSYVRADSKFNEDTQRSAHLTLFRGILEEQPGAVETASFPRATRLNGLLPRDQIQVESAGSEIVSRSGAAFDPKEGGILGEIGAAINTLEASMRDSEFNYGRTLSKVVTTGGRSNLPNIWNQSLWVLHVEPKVDLSFYINSTSQSSDISDEALMIHYSDQYDAASPGFDIITTTDKRDPYIKTLERELEATPGLDELDPESVLTRLVAIDGELALDLQSAENNTVMELLGLVGGLAVSGELLARELPEYEWIPISLDEFARHDRKYRGGNEGLLQYFGEGAASDDLCFVGVPKDAESGDLNLYLWIVETKGGTSGISKGVEQVKGAKENLKELFDPDKDYADTEVLRSEFGDIILQIARRLYHYGVISETRLQTIEQHTDPLVDGEYSINLLEDSQRRIGEVIRIQRDIALPALETQDGVRVLKLPADVLSLINSENLSENSIHPDLKAEKVSFETPASAQETETTEAETAAVEEAETSVAEAENSEQAETAEPSSTIAEGAEPTQNTSSGSEETEEATTESASSTGSDAQTEQSEKQPERVEDSGTTSGQESETDTAAAEKQSEQQEEKESTDSSDTEEASASIQSQNSEDDEGDSDSKVDDDTSEASDTHAADARGTRAYSWTSSDRQQLIETLDPSPEQELSIDVTRLTTDLKEQFESLGVDIYEPNPADVSVGPRKIGVNIRPKSGQKVDSIINVLNSVSVHIQASGSVTGVANPAEGAIRLEIPHGEPRDIHLREGLEASAESFNEPLHIPLGVTTENEHKTIDLLEEHHALVGGATGSGKSNFLASVICSLAVNYSPDLVKMSLLDPKGIDFGRFEPLPQVDTYLDTGEQCVEYLEGLLESELEDRRDLLQEMGASSVQEYNQLAESRDIDRIPYRVIIIDEYADLIMALSDTQQEFEDAVGRLAQIGRALGYSILLATQRPDANIVSGNIKTNFNCRISFELPSNTDSRVILDQPGAEDLEGAGDMIALTSAGDEHHLQSYLLRPEDALTIRAHITSDD
- a CDS encoding PD-(D/E)XK nuclease family protein, translating into MQGDVFEDVTEGRGTDFGTQIHDFAEAYALGDSADAGREADYTHVRNLIDSLDGELLVEEVAFLPLTVDDERVTISGVVDLIHVLPGRIEIIDYKTDRGRHAQAEYGKQLSVYYHVASAWYPDRTVTTSIFYTAEGERVDIEPVTHEDLMDLVRPVIEE